A region of Moorena producens PAL-8-15-08-1 DNA encodes the following proteins:
- a CDS encoding DUF6825 family protein encodes MSNSVIHAFFLGRAAAQAINRQLEDALTNALSELGKFDAEQRERLRQFTDQVIESANREAGAADSTISNTGSNTASNTGKTGSKPADLQAMIDELRAEIASLRTALKNYRKQS; translated from the coding sequence ATGAGTAACTCTGTAATTCATGCCTTTTTTCTGGGTAGGGCTGCAGCTCAAGCCATTAATCGGCAGCTCGAGGATGCTCTGACCAATGCCCTGAGTGAGTTAGGCAAGTTTGATGCTGAGCAGCGTGAGCGACTGCGGCAGTTTACCGATCAGGTCATTGAAAGTGCCAATCGCGAAGCTGGAGCAGCTGATTCTACTATTAGTAACACAGGCAGTAACACAGCTAGTAACACAGGGAAAACAGGATCCAAACCAGCTGATCTGCAAGCCATGATTGATGAGCTGCGAGCAGAAATTGCCAGCTTGCGTACGGCATTAAAAAACTATCGCAAGCAATCTTGA
- a CDS encoding serine/threonine-protein kinase, which yields MDLKAGTVLHNGKYVLHSQLGKGVFSITYLAINAESGQTVVIKTLSDNLCHHPHGDQFKRQFLALGRLLSSCQHQNLVRVIESFEAAERPYLVMEYIPGQTLAELIQANLLPEAQAIPYIRQIGDALSILHQKGLLHLDVRPENIILRQDTDKLVLCEFGITSQLTLGVRQTHASLIAAGYSAPEQYISKGQLSQATDVYSLTATFYCLLTGNPPLPAPVREVLHAQEGFYILFLPDLPPCPQNLTPVVKQAVWRGLHMVTNQRPKTVEAWLSLLPTQEKVPQSSSQLKVLSPQQKSLISPKLSTQPSKLKTQPSKLSTQTSKLSTQPSKLSTQPSKLSTQPSKLSTQTLAVLKTVHAKLKTQTSKLKTTKAGFPVKALLMTGALAASAGLGFGFALRINSQKEPGSTIFHTDQSFPPRSNWPLSEPQL from the coding sequence ATGGACTTAAAGGCAGGCACAGTCTTGCACAACGGAAAATATGTTCTTCATAGCCAGCTAGGCAAAGGTGTCTTTAGCATCACCTACCTAGCTATAAACGCTGAGTCTGGTCAAACCGTCGTGATCAAAACCCTCAGCGACAATCTGTGCCACCATCCCCATGGTGACCAGTTCAAGCGGCAATTTCTTGCCCTTGGTAGGCTCTTGAGCAGCTGTCAGCATCAGAATTTAGTCAGGGTCATCGAATCCTTTGAAGCTGCCGAACGACCTTACCTAGTCATGGAATATATTCCAGGGCAGACGTTAGCTGAACTCATCCAAGCCAACTTGCTTCCAGAAGCCCAAGCTATTCCATACATTCGTCAAATTGGCGATGCCCTGAGCATATTACATCAAAAGGGTTTGCTGCATCTAGATGTTAGACCGGAAAATATCATTCTGCGTCAAGATACCGATAAACTAGTGCTATGTGAGTTTGGTATTACTAGTCAACTCACCCTAGGAGTAAGGCAAACCCACGCCAGTTTAATTGCTGCTGGGTATAGCGCCCCCGAACAGTACATTTCTAAAGGGCAACTTTCCCAGGCAACCGATGTCTACTCCTTAACCGCAACCTTTTACTGCTTGCTTACTGGAAACCCACCCTTACCTGCACCAGTCAGGGAAGTATTGCATGCCCAGGAAGGTTTCTATATTCTTTTCCTGCCGGACTTACCACCATGTCCACAAAACCTAACTCCAGTAGTTAAACAAGCAGTCTGGCGTGGCTTGCACATGGTCACCAATCAACGTCCTAAAACTGTAGAAGCTTGGTTATCCCTGCTGCCAACTCAGGAGAAAGTGCCTCAAAGCAGTTCTCAGTTGAAAGTCCTGAGTCCTCAGCAAAAGTCATTAATTTCCCCAAAACTGAGCACTCAGCCCTCAAAACTGAAGACTCAGCCCTCAAAACTGAGCACTCAGACCTCAAAACTGAGCACTCAGCCTTCAAAACTGAGCACTCAGCCTTCAAAACTGAGCACTCAGCCTTCAAAACTGAGCACTCAGACCTTAGCTGTTCTCAAAACTGTCCACGCCAAGCTCAAAACTCAAACCTCAAAACTCAAAACTACCAAAGCTGGATTCCCAGTGAAAGCCCTACTGATGACCGGTGCCCTTGCCGCCTCAGCCGGATTAGGATTTGGTTTCGCACTGCGAATTAACTCTCAAAAAGAACCTGGTTCTACCATCTTCCACACCGATCAATCCTTCCCTCCTCGCAGCAATTGGCCTTTGTCAGAACCCCAACTGTGA
- a CDS encoding CHAT domain-containing protein, protein MSTRQRTLRVAMKIMGKPVVKPKGSNSKYQGRWSRNEGKIFPPQGSNRKISPSLLNRLSLSQVMPWGVAMLLSPSGLPAIAQITSAEDSAGTIVTPNNQGFDITGGSLSSSDQPNLFHSFDQFGLDSGQIANFISNNPQVRNILGRVVGGNPSIINGLIKITSSGSPNLYLMNPAGIVFGADARLDVPASFTATTATGIGFGDGNWFDAFGDNNNYQNLIGDPTSFAFDLAQPGSIINAGELEVPDNQRIALIGGSVINTGKLKAEGGNITIAAVPGESLVKISQSGNLLNLEIDPPRTLDGQPSLITALDIPALLTGPAQGVETGLSANSKTVQLTDSGTTVPTQTGTTIVSGTLDVSNLELRRRSVTVLGDRIALINATIDSSGSNGGQVWIGKHPQDNPDNVKLNANRTFVSRDSVIKADGKAPNRDGGRVTVWSEETTAFYGEITARGAESQTSLSADGGTVEISSQQTLIFDGKKVDLTAPLGQNGKITFDHNNITIVPGTGIAGQQLADNPLGFDLIEILSADRRSPGFTVGANALEQVLGNIVLNASNDITAPNVSLNFSGDITIDGVNVTLGDIKTNGGAIKIKASEALSTEELNSSTTVGKGGDVTLDGSNIQVSWINAQGGSDRKGGNVEITTEGFFRATGTFDTLIEGKETAVSIATVGGDGGGKITISHGGNGQTPFEVGNSITNGTEGAISTGDSTILPLESFSIYKSDNGDLEIKTGEPSSNLTSPGQEMATNLIPNSTSQAQEMATNLIPNSTSQAQEMATNLIPNSTSQAQAMATNPYSNQANILPSRPQVSQQSIQSFPILTQPKPQAIATNTEYTQIDPKNTTLEPHYNIKNLEFIKFTPESNFINIYYNQPAPQTIAEITNTNSTNSSQSRAQSLPQPVTSKSSNSRLEAEADVKKIEGGFTYAFEKHLGISNTPIVTLEEAQAHLGKIETITGLKPALIYLFFKPEFKPETTKGNPFNSKGLTSIKPEPETTENQQKTRSHWEKNLDTELELLVVTATGTVIRKQVQGATRSQVLSVAREFQRSITNLESANVYLPLAQQLYRWLIDPVEQELKAQKINNLAFIMDVGLRSLPMAALHDGTGFLVERYSLGLMPTLSLTNMNYVDIRQFQVLAMGASHFKNKNPLPAVPVELSMVTEKLWSGKALLNEAFTVANLRKARASQPFGIVHLATHSEFLAGKPSNSYIQLWDTKLQLNQLHKLGLNKPKVELLVLSACRTALGDEQAELGFAGLAVLAGVNSALGSLWYVSDEGTLGLMTTFYEKLQQVPVKAEAIRKAQLNLLRGTVRLERGKLVTDQGSFPLPAGLAKLPDVELRHPYYWSAFTLIGNPW, encoded by the coding sequence ATGAGTACTAGACAGAGAACGTTAAGGGTTGCTATGAAGATTATGGGGAAACCGGTAGTAAAACCCAAGGGCAGCAATTCTAAGTACCAAGGGCGGTGGAGCCGTAATGAGGGCAAGATTTTCCCCCCTCAAGGCTCTAACCGAAAAATCTCTCCTTCATTGCTCAACCGCTTATCTCTATCTCAAGTCATGCCCTGGGGGGTAGCCATGTTGCTCTCCCCAAGTGGGCTACCAGCAATAGCACAAATCACCTCAGCAGAAGACAGTGCAGGGACTATTGTAACTCCTAATAATCAAGGCTTCGATATCACTGGTGGTAGCCTCTCTAGTAGCGATCAACCGAATCTGTTCCACAGTTTTGATCAATTTGGACTCGATTCCGGTCAGATTGCCAATTTTATCTCTAATAATCCCCAGGTTAGGAATATTTTGGGGCGAGTCGTAGGCGGTAATCCCTCAATTATTAATGGTCTAATTAAAATCACAAGCAGTGGCAGCCCTAACTTATACTTAATGAATCCAGCTGGGATTGTTTTTGGGGCTGATGCTCGACTGGATGTCCCTGCTTCCTTTACAGCAACCACAGCCACTGGGATTGGCTTTGGGGACGGGAATTGGTTTGATGCCTTTGGCGACAATAATAATTACCAGAACTTAATTGGTGACCCCACTAGCTTTGCCTTTGATTTAGCCCAACCTGGAAGTATCATTAACGCTGGTGAGCTGGAAGTGCCAGACAATCAACGGATCGCCTTGATCGGGGGTAGTGTGATTAACACTGGGAAACTGAAGGCAGAGGGAGGCAATATTACTATCGCTGCTGTACCAGGGGAGAGTCTGGTTAAGATTTCTCAATCTGGAAATTTGTTGAATCTAGAGATTGACCCCCCTCGGACACTAGATGGGCAACCGTCGTTAATTACCGCACTAGATATACCAGCGCTACTGACAGGACCAGCCCAAGGCGTTGAGACTGGACTCAGTGCCAATTCCAAAACAGTACAGCTGACGGATTCTGGCACCACAGTTCCCACTCAGACAGGAACAACCATTGTCTCGGGTACCCTAGATGTTTCCAACCTAGAACTTAGGCGACGCAGTGTAACAGTATTAGGCGATCGCATTGCTTTAATTAATGCCACCATTGACTCTTCTGGCAGTAATGGTGGCCAGGTGTGGATTGGGAAGCACCCCCAAGACAATCCAGACAATGTAAAACTAAATGCCAATCGCACCTTTGTTAGCCGTGATTCCGTGATTAAGGCTGATGGAAAAGCTCCAAATAGAGACGGAGGTCGAGTTACTGTCTGGTCAGAGGAAACCACAGCATTCTACGGGGAGATTACTGCCCGTGGCGCTGAATCACAAACTTCATTGTCCGCAGATGGTGGGACAGTTGAGATATCTAGCCAACAGACTTTGATATTTGATGGCAAAAAAGTTGATCTCACCGCCCCTCTTGGTCAAAATGGCAAGATTACATTTGACCACAATAACATTACTATTGTACCTGGGACAGGGATTGCTGGTCAGCAGCTAGCAGATAATCCCCTTGGTTTTGATCTGATCGAAATTTTGTCGGCGGATAGGAGGTCACCTGGCTTTACCGTTGGCGCGAATGCCCTAGAACAAGTTTTGGGCAACATTGTTCTGAATGCTAGTAATGATATTACCGCCCCTAACGTGTCTCTGAACTTTTCTGGAGATATCACCATTGATGGCGTTAATGTCACTCTAGGTGATATCAAGACAAATGGGGGAGCGATTAAAATCAAAGCGTCTGAGGCTCTGAGCACAGAAGAGCTTAACTCATCAACAACAGTTGGCAAGGGAGGGGATGTTACCCTCGATGGCAGTAATATTCAGGTTAGCTGGATCAATGCCCAAGGTGGTAGCGATCGCAAAGGCGGCAATGTGGAAATTACCACAGAAGGTTTTTTTAGAGCCACTGGAACGTTTGACACCTTAATCGAGGGCAAAGAAACAGCAGTCAGCATTGCTACAGTTGGGGGAGATGGTGGAGGAAAAATCACCATCAGTCATGGGGGAAACGGGCAAACCCCCTTTGAGGTGGGAAATAGTATTACTAATGGTACAGAGGGAGCTATTTCTACAGGTGATTCTACCATTCTTCCCCTAGAATCCTTTTCGATCTACAAGTCAGATAATGGTGATCTAGAAATTAAGACTGGGGAGCCATCTTCAAATTTGACTAGCCCAGGTCAAGAAATGGCTACCAATTTGATTCCAAATTCCACTAGCCAAGCTCAAGAAATGGCTACCAATTTGATTCCAAATTCCACTAGCCAAGCTCAAGAAATGGCTACCAATTTGATTCCAAATTCCACTAGCCAAGCTCAAGCAATGGCTACCAATCCCTATTCAAATCAGGCTAATATACTCCCCAGTCGCCCTCAAGTATCTCAGCAGTCCATTCAATCCTTCCCAATTCTTACTCAACCAAAGCCTCAGGCAATTGCTACCAATACAGAATACACTCAAATAGACCCTAAAAATACTACATTAGAACCTCATTATAATATCAAAAACCTTGAGTTTATTAAGTTTACACCTGAATCGAATTTTATAAACATTTATTACAATCAACCAGCACCACAGACTATAGCAGAGATTACTAATACTAATAGTACTAATAGTAGTCAATCAAGGGCACAATCCCTCCCACAGCCAGTTACCAGTAAATCCTCTAACTCTAGACTAGAAGCAGAAGCCGATGTCAAAAAAATTGAGGGAGGCTTCACCTATGCGTTTGAAAAACATCTAGGAATTAGCAACACTCCCATAGTAACCCTGGAAGAAGCCCAAGCCCACCTAGGCAAAATTGAAACTATTACTGGACTCAAACCTGCGCTAATTTACCTGTTCTTTAAACCGGAATTTAAACCGGAAACGACTAAGGGCAATCCATTTAATTCCAAGGGATTGACGTCAATAAAACCGGAACCAGAGACAACGGAAAATCAGCAAAAGACTAGATCACACTGGGAAAAAAATCTCGATACAGAGCTGGAATTACTAGTCGTTACGGCTACGGGAACAGTAATTCGAAAACAGGTGCAGGGAGCAACGCGATCGCAAGTTCTCTCTGTTGCTCGGGAATTCCAAAGGAGTATCACCAATCTCGAAAGCGCAAATGTCTACCTACCCTTGGCTCAGCAGTTGTATCGTTGGTTGATTGATCCGGTAGAGCAGGAGCTAAAAGCCCAAAAAATAAATAATCTTGCCTTTATCATGGACGTTGGTTTGCGCTCTTTACCCATGGCAGCACTCCATGATGGCACTGGGTTTCTTGTAGAACGATATAGCCTTGGTTTAATGCCAACTCTATCATTAACCAACATGAACTATGTAGACATTAGGCAATTTCAAGTTTTGGCCATGGGAGCATCCCACTTTAAGAACAAAAACCCATTACCAGCCGTTCCTGTAGAGTTATCGATGGTTACAGAAAAACTGTGGTCAGGAAAGGCCTTACTTAACGAAGCGTTCACCGTAGCAAATTTGAGAAAAGCTCGTGCCTCACAACCCTTCGGTATCGTTCATTTGGCTACCCATAGTGAATTCCTAGCCGGTAAGCCCAGTAATTCCTACATCCAGCTGTGGGATACCAAGCTGCAACTTAACCAGCTCCATAAACTAGGTTTAAATAAGCCTAAGGTAGAGTTGTTGGTCTTAAGTGCCTGTCGTACTGCCTTAGGAGACGAGCAAGCCGAATTAGGATTTGCCGGTCTAGCAGTGTTAGCGGGGGTCAATTCCGCATTGGGAAGTCTCTGGTATGTCAGCGATGAGGGTACCCTGGGGCTAATGACAACGTTTTACGAAAAATTACAGCAAGTCCCAGTGAAAGCCGAGGCTATACGGAAAGCTCAGTTAAATTTGCTCAGGGGTACAGTCCGTCTGGAGAGAGGGAAGTTGGTAACGGATCAGGGCAGTTTTCCTTTACCAGCAGGGTTAGCCAAGTTGCCAGATGTGGAGTTACGACATCCCTACTATTGGAGCGCTTTTACCCTAATTGGTAACCCTTGGTAA
- the glgA gene encoding glycogen synthase GlgA yields MKILFVAAEAAPIAKIGGMGDVVGSLPKTLRQLGPDVRIFMPYYGFLPDKMVIPEEPVWSGNAMFQHFNVFETLLPNTDVPLYLFGHAAFAGRQIYSGDDEDWRFTLFANGAAEFAWNYWKPDVIHCHDWHTGMIPVWMHQSSDISTVFTIHNLAYQGPQRWRLEEITWCPWYMQGHNTMAAAVQYANQVNTVSPTYAQQIQSVEYGESLEGLLSFISGKTVGIVNGIDTESYNPETDNYIPHNFTADTLDIRSKNKVALQKEVGLAINPDTCVISMVSRLVEQKGIDLLVQVLQGFLAYTDCQFLVLGTGERYYETQLWEIASRYPGRMSAQILYNDPLARRIYAGSDVFLMPSRFEPCGISQMLAMRYGCIPIVRRTGGLVDTVYHHDPINQTGTGYCFDRYEPLDLYTCMVRAWEGFRYKKQWRSLQQRAMSQDFSWQKSAKQYINLYQDILGLPAQAPQQLPQYNDLVVVS; encoded by the coding sequence ATGAAGATTCTATTCGTTGCGGCGGAAGCAGCTCCCATCGCGAAAATTGGCGGTATGGGGGATGTAGTGGGATCATTACCCAAAACCTTGAGGCAATTGGGACCCGATGTCCGAATTTTCATGCCTTACTACGGCTTTTTGCCCGATAAAATGGTGATTCCAGAGGAACCAGTGTGGTCCGGTAATGCTATGTTTCAACACTTCAATGTGTTTGAAACCCTACTACCAAATACTGATGTCCCCTTATACCTATTTGGTCATGCTGCCTTTGCTGGTCGCCAAATCTACTCTGGAGATGATGAAGACTGGCGATTCACCCTATTTGCCAATGGTGCAGCTGAGTTTGCTTGGAACTACTGGAAGCCGGATGTTATTCACTGCCATGATTGGCACACGGGCATGATTCCCGTTTGGATGCACCAATCATCAGATATCAGCACAGTTTTCACAATTCACAACCTGGCTTATCAAGGCCCCCAGCGCTGGCGCTTAGAAGAAATTACTTGGTGTCCCTGGTATATGCAAGGTCATAATACTATGGCGGCAGCTGTCCAGTATGCTAACCAGGTAAATACTGTTTCGCCCACCTATGCTCAACAAATCCAAAGTGTTGAATACGGTGAGTCCTTAGAAGGTTTGCTGTCATTTATCAGTGGTAAAACTGTTGGAATTGTCAATGGGATTGATACAGAAAGTTACAATCCCGAAACCGATAACTACATTCCTCACAACTTTACCGCTGATACTCTCGATATCCGTAGCAAAAACAAAGTAGCCCTCCAGAAAGAAGTCGGCTTAGCTATCAACCCTGATACCTGTGTGATCAGTATGGTTTCCCGTTTAGTGGAACAGAAAGGGATTGACCTGCTGGTTCAAGTTTTACAGGGTTTCCTAGCTTACACCGATTGTCAATTTTTAGTCCTAGGTACGGGAGAGCGCTACTATGAAACCCAACTGTGGGAAATCGCATCCCGCTATCCAGGACGAATGTCTGCTCAAATCCTATATAACGATCCTCTAGCTCGACGGATTTATGCTGGTAGTGATGTATTCTTAATGCCTTCCCGCTTTGAACCCTGTGGGATTAGCCAAATGCTGGCCATGCGTTACGGCTGTATCCCCATTGTACGACGTACTGGCGGTTTGGTGGATACAGTTTACCACCATGATCCTATCAACCAAACTGGCACAGGTTACTGCTTTGACCGCTACGAACCCTTAGATTTATATACTTGTATGGTTAGAGCTTGGGAAGGTTTCCGGTACAAGAAACAATGGCGGAGTTTGCAGCAACGAGCTATGAGCCAAGACTTTAGTTGGCAGAAGTCAGCCAAGCAATATATCAATTTGTACCAAGATATTTTAGGATTACCTGCACAAGCACCCCAGCAGTTACCACAATACAACGATTTAGTTGTTGTCAGCTAG
- a CDS encoding RNA-guided endonuclease InsQ/TnpB family protein, with product MENSWFSTTLKVVEKQNSQQIFSPSFTSSLVEYTNFENTEQKSKKIRVFLNSEQRAIVRHWFGVSRYVFNKTVKILENGEIKANWKAIKTDILNDLPDWCKAVPYQIKSIAIKDACTAVREAKKKYKKTRQINRVRFRSRKNPVQSCYIPKSAVSVKGIYHTKLGALTFAETLPDNICDCRLTSTNGNYYLVVPYKTAHIKTENQGRVVALDPGVRTFLTFFSQTSVGKIGHGDFSGIQRLCQHLDNLISKISKAKGKQKYRMRKAARRMVIRIQSLVNELHHKAARFLVDNFDVILLPTFETSQMSKKRNRKLRSKTVRNMLSFGHYRFKEFLKQKASETGKIVVDVCEAYTSKTVSWTGEIVNIGGSKTIKSKIDGQVMD from the coding sequence GTGGAAAACTCTTGGTTCTCGACAACCCTGAAAGTTGTCGAGAAGCAGAACTCACAGCAGATCTTCTCTCCATCATTCACGTCTTCTCTTGTCGAGTACACAAACTTCGAAAATACGGAGCAAAAATCAAAGAAGATAAGAGTGTTCCTAAACTCTGAACAGCGTGCAATTGTCCGCCACTGGTTTGGAGTGTCCCGTTATGTCTTCAATAAAACCGTCAAAATCCTAGAGAATGGCGAAATCAAGGCAAACTGGAAAGCCATTAAAACTGATATCTTAAATGACCTTCCTGACTGGTGCAAAGCAGTACCTTATCAAATCAAGTCTATAGCGATTAAGGATGCTTGCACCGCCGTTAGGGAGGCCAAGAAAAAGTACAAAAAGACTAGACAAATTAATCGGGTTCGATTCCGTTCTAGGAAAAATCCTGTTCAGTCTTGCTACATTCCTAAATCGGCGGTTTCTGTCAAAGGAATTTACCACACAAAGTTAGGTGCATTGACCTTTGCTGAGACACTTCCTGACAACATTTGTGATTGTAGATTGACTAGCACCAACGGGAACTATTACCTAGTAGTCCCTTACAAAACAGCCCACATTAAAACCGAAAACCAAGGTAGGGTTGTAGCGTTAGACCCTGGTGTTAGAACTTTTTTGACATTTTTTAGCCAGACTTCCGTTGGCAAAATAGGACATGGTGACTTTTCTGGGATTCAGCGTCTATGTCAACACTTAGATAATCTGATTTCAAAGATCAGTAAGGCTAAGGGAAAACAAAAATACCGAATGAGAAAAGCCGCCAGAAGGATGGTGATCAGGATTCAGAGCTTAGTAAATGAACTACATCACAAGGCGGCTAGATTCCTGGTTGACAACTTTGATGTAATATTGCTCCCTACCTTTGAGACGTCTCAGATGTCCAAGAAGCGCAACCGAAAACTTAGATCTAAAACGGTTCGCAATATGCTTTCTTTTGGCCATTATCGGTTCAAAGAGTTTCTAAAACAAAAAGCATCTGAGACCGGAAAGATTGTTGTTGATGTCTGCGAAGCTTATACCAGCAAAACGGTTAGTTGGACGGGCGAGATAGTTAACATTGGCGGCAGCAAGACTATTAAATCGAAAATTGATGGTCAAGTAATGGATTGA
- a CDS encoding recombinase family protein, translating to MRKYADNGTIKCERTPSGTRFFDTESWLSQGRKQSRQSATICYCRVSSSKQFDDLARLVAYMHSLFPEAEIIFDIGSGLNYKRFGLKAILERLMRGDQLTLVVACRDRLTRFGFELFEYLVRSYRKSSAAFIVGKLCSIGSWFCSKAALL from the coding sequence CTGAGGAAGTATGCAGATAATGGCACAATCAAATGTGAGCGAACGCCAAGCGGAACAAGGTTTTTCGATACAGAAAGCTGGCTCAGTCAAGGTCGAAAACAGTCAAGACAGTCAGCTACCATCTGTTATTGCCGGGTCAGCAGCAGCAAACAATTTGACGACCTCGCCAGACTTGTCGCATATATGCACTCTCTGTTCCCGGAAGCGGAAATCATCTTTGACATCGGTTCAGGACTCAACTACAAAAGATTTGGTCTTAAAGCCATACTGGAGCGACTTATGCGCGGCGATCAACTCACACTTGTTGTTGCCTGTAGAGACCGACTCACCCGATTTGGGTTTGAACTTTTTGAGTACTTGGTTAGAAGTTACCGTAAGAGTAGTGCAGCCTTTATAGTTGGTAAATTATGCAGCATAGGGTCTTGGTTTTGTAGTAAGGCTGCACTACTCTAA
- the hemC gene encoding hydroxymethylbilane synthase — protein MTSTVTSPARTIRIGSRKSQLALIQTYWVQEQLKKHFPDREFEVQTMSTHGDKILDVALSKIGDKGLFTKELELGMLRDEIDFAVHSLKDLPTRLPEGLVLGCVTERENPADALVMHQKHQDKQIETLPEGSIIGTSSLRRLAQLRYHFPHLSFKDVRGNLNTRLAKLDAGDYDALILAVAGLQRLDMSDRIHQILPPEISLHAVGQGALGIECREDDQEVLELLSAIAHPPTSQRCYAERSLLRELEGGCQVPIGVDTQLEGDTLTLTAIVASVDGQKVVKDTIQGDSSQAENLGIELAQKLKQQGAQEILDEILAQIERE, from the coding sequence ATGACCTCTACCGTTACCAGTCCTGCCCGGACAATTCGCATCGGTTCTCGGAAAAGCCAACTTGCTCTGATTCAGACTTACTGGGTACAAGAGCAACTGAAAAAGCATTTTCCAGACCGAGAGTTTGAAGTCCAGACCATGAGTACCCACGGAGATAAAATCCTGGATGTGGCTTTATCTAAGATTGGGGATAAAGGGTTATTCACTAAGGAACTGGAATTGGGAATGCTTAGGGATGAGATCGATTTTGCGGTGCATTCCCTCAAAGACTTGCCGACCAGATTGCCAGAAGGGTTGGTGTTAGGGTGCGTCACAGAACGGGAGAACCCCGCCGATGCTTTAGTAATGCACCAAAAGCACCAAGATAAACAGATAGAAACGTTGCCAGAAGGCTCCATAATTGGAACCTCCTCCCTCAGACGGCTGGCTCAGCTGCGCTACCATTTTCCCCATCTGAGTTTTAAAGATGTCAGAGGGAACCTAAACACCAGACTGGCTAAACTGGATGCTGGTGACTACGATGCACTGATTTTAGCAGTAGCTGGGCTACAACGACTGGACATGAGCGATCGCATTCACCAAATTTTACCACCGGAGATCTCGCTCCATGCTGTCGGACAAGGGGCTTTGGGAATTGAATGCCGTGAGGATGATCAAGAAGTCTTAGAACTGCTCAGTGCGATCGCACATCCCCCCACTTCTCAACGCTGTTACGCAGAACGGTCATTATTAAGGGAACTCGAAGGTGGCTGTCAAGTTCCGATCGGTGTAGACACTCAGTTGGAAGGCGATACCCTAACCCTAACAGCTATAGTCGCTAGTGTGGATGGGCAAAAAGTTGTCAAAGATACGATTCAAGGGGATTCGAGTCAGGCAGAAAATCTGGGAATCGAACTTGCCCAAAAACTCAAACAACAGGGAGCACAAGAGATTTTGGATGAAATTTTGGCTCAAATCGAGCGGGAATAG